One part of the Tenacibaculum sp. 190130A14a genome encodes these proteins:
- a CDS encoding DUF3347 domain-containing protein, translating to MKKVKLILAITLMTSLSLTAMSCKNGIKENTATNTEHSEMNHDEMNASTDKTVSDAQNSTDAQKVLTAYMALKDALVATNESAAAKAGKTLENTLKAFKVNNYSAEQQKELKDIIADATEHAEHISRSEIGHQREHFKVLSKDIIDMVAITGTENTLYQQFCPMYDGGGAWLSMEKNVKNPYYGNKMLTCGKVQKEIN from the coding sequence ATGAAAAAAGTAAAATTAATCTTAGCAATTACATTAATGACATCTTTAAGTTTAACAGCCATGTCATGTAAGAATGGTATAAAAGAAAATACTGCTACTAATACAGAACATTCTGAGATGAATCATGATGAAATGAATGCTTCTACTGATAAGACAGTTTCTGATGCTCAAAACTCAACTGATGCTCAAAAAGTATTAACTGCTTATATGGCTCTTAAAGATGCTTTAGTAGCAACAAATGAATCTGCGGCAGCCAAAGCTGGTAAAACATTAGAAAACACATTAAAAGCATTTAAAGTGAACAACTATAGTGCAGAACAGCAGAAGGAATTAAAAGATATTATCGCTGATGCTACCGAACATGCTGAACATATTAGCAGAAGTGAAATTGGGCATCAACGTGAGCACTTTAAAGTATTGAGTAAGGATATTATAGATATGGTTGCCATAACAGGAACAGAGAATACTTTATATCAGCAGTTTTGTCCTATGTATGATGGAGGTGGTGCATGGTTAAGTATGGAAAAAAATGTAAAAAACCCTTACTATGGTAATAAAATGTTAACCTGCGGAAAGGTGCAAAAAGAAATTAACTAA
- a CDS encoding efflux RND transporter periplasmic adaptor subunit, translated as MKKYIIYLGILLAGLLFGWLLFGGSSEGKTTHNHDETTAANQQWTCSMHPQIMQPEPGDCPICGMDLIPAEAGADGLRPDEFKLSKNAMALANVQTSVVGDSETEGNTIKLSGKIVENEEANAVQVSYFSGRIERLNVNYVGEEVRKGQLLATIYSPELFAAQQELITAASLKESQPALYQAVRRKLKLWKLSEKQINQIENLGKVKENFPVYATVSGTVSEKLVEEGAAIKQGQPLLKIANLNTVWANFDVYENQIDLFNKGQEITITTNAYPNKKFKAKVDFIDPVLNTKTRTVSLRVVLKNSKDTFKPGMFVEGRIEVINHDKKELLSVPTSAVLWTGERSVVYVKTSSDQPVFEMREVKLGNEIGENYEVIKGLKKGDEIVTNGTFTIDAAAQLQGKKSMMNNQNTMDEHAGHSMNEAVERIEVSAKFQNQLKSVFENYIQLKDALVKDDANISSISATTLQSSLNKVDMKLLKDESAHSHWMPLEKEIKSAAKSISSISDIKKQRDHFKHLSTHLTKAVQLFGVNQKIYHQFCPMANNNKGAYWLSLEEKVLNPYFGDAMLRCGEVKETIE; from the coding sequence ATGAAAAAATACATAATCTATTTAGGAATATTATTAGCTGGTTTGCTATTTGGCTGGTTACTTTTTGGTGGTTCATCTGAAGGTAAAACAACTCATAATCATGATGAAACTACGGCTGCAAATCAGCAATGGACTTGTTCTATGCATCCGCAAATTATGCAACCAGAACCTGGTGATTGCCCTATATGTGGTATGGATTTGATTCCTGCTGAAGCTGGAGCAGATGGATTACGTCCAGATGAATTTAAATTGTCAAAAAATGCTATGGCTTTGGCAAACGTACAAACCTCTGTTGTAGGAGATAGTGAGACAGAAGGAAATACCATAAAGTTGTCAGGAAAGATTGTAGAAAATGAAGAAGCGAATGCTGTGCAGGTCAGTTATTTTTCAGGAAGAATTGAACGATTAAATGTTAATTATGTAGGTGAAGAGGTACGTAAAGGACAGTTGCTAGCTACCATTTATTCTCCTGAATTATTTGCAGCACAACAAGAGTTAATTACCGCAGCGTCTCTAAAAGAATCACAACCTGCGTTATACCAAGCTGTACGTAGAAAATTAAAACTCTGGAAACTTTCAGAAAAGCAAATCAATCAAATTGAAAATTTAGGAAAGGTAAAAGAGAATTTTCCAGTATATGCAACAGTTTCAGGTACAGTTTCAGAAAAGTTGGTTGAAGAAGGAGCTGCTATAAAACAAGGACAACCTTTACTTAAAATAGCTAACTTAAATACTGTTTGGGCAAATTTTGATGTATATGAAAATCAAATCGATTTATTCAATAAAGGACAGGAAATTACCATAACGACGAATGCTTATCCAAATAAGAAGTTTAAAGCCAAAGTAGATTTTATAGATCCTGTTTTAAATACCAAAACCAGAACGGTAAGTCTAAGAGTTGTTTTAAAAAATTCAAAAGATACTTTTAAACCAGGAATGTTTGTTGAAGGGAGAATTGAAGTTATAAATCATGATAAGAAAGAATTACTATCGGTTCCTACTTCCGCTGTTTTATGGACTGGTGAACGTTCAGTAGTATATGTGAAAACAAGTTCTGACCAACCTGTATTTGAAATGCGTGAAGTAAAATTAGGCAATGAGATTGGAGAAAATTATGAAGTGATAAAAGGCTTGAAAAAAGGAGATGAAATTGTTACCAACGGTACATTTACTATTGATGCCGCGGCACAATTACAAGGTAAAAAATCGATGATGAACAATCAAAATACAATGGACGAACACGCAGGACATAGTATGAATGAAGCTGTTGAAAGAATAGAAGTATCTGCCAAATTTCAAAACCAACTAAAAAGTGTTTTCGAGAATTATATTCAATTAAAAGATGCTTTGGTAAAAGATGATGCTAATATTTCAAGTATATCAGCAACAACACTTCAATCTAGTTTAAACAAAGTAGATATGAAATTGTTGAAAGACGAGAGCGCACACAGTCATTGGATGCCGTTGGAGAAAGAAATTAAATCTGCTGCGAAATCCATTTCAAGTATTTCAGATATTAAAAAACAAAGAGATCATTTTAAGCATTTATCGACACATCTTACAAAGGCAGTGCAATTATTTGGTGTTAATCAAAAAATATATCATCAATTCTGCCCTATGGCAAATAACAACAAAGGAGCTTACTGGTTAAGTCTTGAGGAAAAAGTATTAAACCCCTATTTCGGAGATGCGATGTTAAGGTGTGGAGAAGTTAAAGAAACAATAGAATAA
- a CDS encoding nuclear transport factor 2 family protein: protein MKILKLITLVTILLTSVNFTNAQNSKNMTDKQEVIEVMKSYKNALQNLTTKGTFELFSEDSEVFESGGVEGSYAHYIKHHLGPELGHFKSFTFSDYEIDVKVDAPYAFTTETYIYTIALNPNDKGNSRTIKKKGVATSILKKMDGKWKIIKTHSSSRNKK, encoded by the coding sequence ATGAAAATACTTAAATTAATTACACTAGTAACTATTCTGCTAACAAGTGTCAATTTTACTAATGCGCAGAACAGTAAGAATATGACAGATAAACAAGAGGTTATCGAAGTAATGAAGTCATACAAAAACGCTTTACAAAACTTAACAACAAAAGGTACGTTTGAGTTGTTTTCTGAAGATTCTGAAGTGTTTGAGTCAGGCGGTGTAGAAGGTTCTTATGCACATTATATAAAGCATCATCTAGGTCCAGAATTAGGGCATTTTAAAAGCTTTACTTTTTCAGATTATGAAATTGATGTGAAAGTAGATGCACCCTATGCATTTACTACAGAAACATACATCTATACTATAGCCTTAAATCCAAATGATAAGGGCAATTCTCGAACTATTAAGAAAAAAGGTGTAGCAACTTCCATTCTAAAGAAAATGGATGGCAAATGGAAAATCATCAAAACACATTCTTCTTCAAGAAATAAAAAATAA
- a CDS encoding PepSY domain-containing protein — protein sequence MVNRHTAQKIRKTHRYLGIFIGVQFLFWTISGLYFSWTNIDDIHGDQFKNSEYQPKTFNNLVSPSELKISGGINTIALRDINGLPFYWINKKQLYNALDGSLKENISEEEALYIAKNYMKGGLKVASIEKIKETGKHHEYRERLLPAYVISYDTDEALKAYVSVKDGKFQTVRHRSWRWFDFLWMTHTMDYEGRDNFNTLVLRAFSLLGLITVLSGFLLWYTSSPSVRKLLKRIKK from the coding sequence ATGGTTAACAGACACACAGCACAAAAAATTAGAAAAACTCATCGTTATTTGGGTATTTTTATAGGTGTTCAGTTTCTATTTTGGACAATCAGTGGGCTTTATTTTAGTTGGACAAATATAGACGATATTCACGGTGACCAATTCAAGAATTCAGAGTATCAGCCTAAAACATTTAATAATCTCGTGAGCCCTTCTGAATTAAAAATTTCTGGAGGAATTAATACCATTGCTTTAAGAGATATTAATGGTCTTCCATTTTATTGGATAAACAAGAAACAATTATACAATGCTTTGGATGGTAGTCTAAAAGAAAATATTTCTGAAGAAGAAGCTTTGTACATAGCTAAAAACTACATGAAAGGTGGCTTAAAAGTAGCTTCGATTGAAAAGATTAAAGAAACAGGAAAACACCACGAATATAGAGAGCGATTATTACCTGCTTATGTAATTTCTTATGATACCGATGAAGCGCTAAAAGCATATGTATCTGTTAAGGATGGAAAGTTTCAAACCGTAAGACATCGAAGTTGGAGATGGTTCGATTTTTTATGGATGACACACACAATGGATTATGAAGGTAGAGACAACTTCAATACACTCGTATTAAGAGCCTTTTCACTTTTAGGATTAATAACCGTATTAAGTGGATTTTTATTGTGGTATACATCTTCACCATCAGTTAGAAAATTATTAAAACGAATAAAAAAATAA
- a CDS encoding TolC family protein — translation MKTKNILSVLFILVFSCFSNAQELQSLINEALANNPKIQKFELQHAIASEKVNEVNTLPNTQFGIGYFASEPETRTGAQRFKISAKQMLPWFGSITARENYVNSLADAKYEDIVIAKRQLITDVSQSYYKLYTIQAKQDVLTKNIELLKTYETLALTSVEVGKASAVDVLRLQMRQNELEQLKQVLAQKYLAEQTALNKLLNRESTTVVEVVKELDIPLEKNEIDVKKLELHPELSKYDKLYQSVEQSELLNQKESSPMIGFGLDYIAVSERPNMNFSDNGKDIVMPMVSLSIPIFNKKYKSKTKQHQLMQEELLSQKQERLNKLETLLSKAINNRIASRISYNTQTKNLKQAKDAEEILIKNYETGTIDFNDVLDIQELQLKFQMNQIESIKDYFVQTTIINYLSN, via the coding sequence ATGAAAACTAAAAATATATTATCCGTACTATTTATTCTTGTTTTTAGTTGTTTTTCCAACGCACAAGAATTACAATCACTTATTAATGAGGCATTGGCGAACAATCCTAAAATTCAAAAGTTTGAACTGCAACATGCCATTGCTTCAGAAAAAGTAAACGAAGTCAATACATTACCCAATACGCAATTTGGTATAGGTTATTTTGCAAGCGAACCAGAAACACGAACTGGAGCACAACGTTTTAAAATATCCGCAAAACAAATGCTTCCGTGGTTTGGTTCCATTACAGCACGAGAAAACTATGTGAATTCTTTAGCAGATGCTAAATATGAAGACATTGTTATTGCTAAACGTCAATTGATTACAGATGTATCTCAATCGTATTATAAATTGTACACTATTCAGGCAAAACAAGATGTACTCACAAAGAATATCGAATTGCTTAAGACGTATGAAACCTTGGCATTGACTTCTGTAGAAGTAGGAAAAGCATCTGCTGTAGATGTATTGCGATTACAAATGCGACAAAATGAACTGGAGCAGTTAAAACAAGTACTAGCACAAAAATATTTGGCTGAACAAACGGCACTCAACAAACTCTTAAATAGAGAAAGTACTACTGTTGTTGAAGTCGTTAAAGAGTTAGATATTCCTTTAGAGAAAAATGAGATTGATGTTAAAAAATTGGAACTACATCCAGAACTTAGTAAGTACGATAAACTGTACCAATCTGTTGAACAATCAGAACTGTTAAACCAAAAAGAAAGCAGCCCGATGATTGGTTTTGGTTTGGATTATATCGCTGTTTCAGAACGTCCGAATATGAATTTTTCTGATAACGGAAAAGATATTGTAATGCCAATGGTATCATTGTCAATTCCCATATTTAATAAGAAGTACAAATCTAAAACGAAGCAGCATCAATTAATGCAAGAAGAATTATTGTCTCAAAAGCAAGAACGATTAAACAAACTAGAGACATTACTTTCTAAAGCGATAAATAACAGAATTGCTTCGAGAATCAGCTATAATACGCAGACAAAAAATCTAAAACAAGCTAAAGACGCAGAAGAAATTCTAATTAAAAACTATGAAACAGGAACGATTGATTTTAATGATGTTTTAGACATTCAAGAATTGCAGTTAAAGTTTCAGATGAATCAAATAGAATCGATAAAAGACTACTTCGTACAAACAACTATTATTAACTATTTAAGTAACTAA
- a CDS encoding DUF2911 domain-containing protein: protein MRLRILFILLLCTFLFVSCKQEAKETKKTKETLEQPKTETSSKPSKKVLSPHTSTMAMIGDAHIHIDYSSPGVRDRIIFGGLLAYDKVWQAGAHMATWIETNKGLIIQGQELPKGKYGFFTIPSKDEWTIIFNSNWNQHGKDDYDEKDDILRFKVKPAISDNIKEHLEYKVSKISNDEGSISLAWEKVTVSFDFKVKE, encoded by the coding sequence ATGAGACTACGTATTCTTTTTATCCTATTATTATGCACGTTTCTTTTTGTGTCTTGTAAACAAGAAGCAAAAGAGACTAAAAAAACCAAAGAAACTTTAGAGCAACCAAAAACAGAAACTTCATCAAAGCCTTCAAAAAAAGTATTAAGTCCTCATACTTCTACTATGGCAATGATTGGTGATGCCCATATTCATATCGATTATTCATCACCTGGTGTAAGAGATAGAATAATTTTTGGAGGTTTATTAGCCTATGATAAAGTATGGCAAGCAGGAGCCCATATGGCAACATGGATAGAAACCAATAAGGGTTTAATTATTCAAGGACAAGAACTACCTAAAGGGAAATATGGTTTTTTTACAATCCCATCGAAAGATGAGTGGACAATCATTTTTAATTCTAATTGGAACCAACATGGAAAAGATGATTATGATGAGAAGGATGATATACTACGCTTTAAGGTTAAACCCGCTATTTCTGATAACATAAAAGAACATTTAGAGTACAAAGTTAGCAAGATTAGTAATGATGAAGGTAGTATTTCTCTAGCCTGGGAAAAAGTAACTGTAAGTTTTGATTTTAAGGTAAAAGAATAA
- a CDS encoding heme-binding domain-containing protein: protein MRVVKIIALILLVCFVGIQFVPTKLNQSSIVPKNDFLILNNTPKEIGTILQVSCYDCHSNNTKYPWYNKIQPIAWFIEDHVEEGKAELNFNEWGSLSNRRKVSKLRSIIKQIESDKMPLDSYTLIHKEAELSKSEKTLVLDYMKELRKKLE from the coding sequence ATGAGAGTTGTAAAAATCATAGCACTTATTCTGTTGGTATGTTTTGTGGGTATACAATTTGTACCCACAAAACTAAACCAAAGTAGTATTGTACCCAAAAATGACTTTTTAATATTAAATAATACACCAAAAGAAATTGGAACAATATTACAAGTCTCATGCTATGATTGTCACAGTAACAACACAAAATATCCTTGGTACAATAAAATTCAACCAATAGCGTGGTTTATAGAAGATCATGTTGAAGAGGGAAAAGCAGAGTTAAATTTTAATGAGTGGGGTTCTCTTTCAAATCGAAGAAAAGTAAGTAAACTAAGGTCTATTATTAAACAGATTGAAAGTGATAAAATGCCTCTAGATTCTTACACTTTGATTCATAAGGAAGCTGAATTATCAAAATCTGAAAAGACCTTGGTTCTTGATTATATGAAAGAACTAAGAAAAAAATTAGAATAA